The genomic interval GCAGGCCCAGCAAGACGTGCAGGCGCTCTCCAGCAAACCGGGCAACGATGTGTTGCTCAAGCTGTATGCCCTCTACAAGCAGGGAACGGCAGGTGACGTGACGGGAGCGCGTCCGGGCGGATTCGATTTTGTGGGAGGGGCCAAGTACGACGCCTGGGCCGCGCTGCGGGGCCAGAGTCAGCAGGAGGCGCAGCGTGAATACGTCGCGCTGGTCGAGACGCTCAAGGCGCGCGGCTGAGCAG from Deinococcus budaensis carries:
- a CDS encoding acyl-CoA-binding protein, translating into MSQTFEQAQQDVQALSSKPGNDVLLKLYALYKQGTAGDVTGARPGGFDFVGGAKYDAWAALRGQSQQEAQREYVALVETLKARG